gggttaaagtgtctgctttttatgtctttatggTCAGGTCATCTGTTTTGTCATCCTAAAGGTAATTTTTCCCATCAATCGTGGTATTTTGGGTTTACACGATCAGTTActgaaaaaaatgcttgttaaccaaaaacaaatgtaaaacctttaatgtctttattGCAGGACTTCTACATTTCTCAGTATATATAACACACTAAACAAACTGCACTTATTTCCTATAACCAATAACTCGTATGTCTATCGATGGTGATAGATTTACTGTAGCATTGATGGggtttgttaaagtttttactttataaTGTCTAAATGATGATCTGCTTTATTCTTCAATGAACATGAATTTTGATTTTAGCATTTAGGAGTTCTGTGTTTAGGAGTGTTGGAGACTGACTGTGAAATTCTGGAACAGCCGTGTGTTTGAAAGgagagaaaataatattttagtttaaaaaaattcgaAGATTCTTCATTTAGTGACTaaattactgttttattttaactttaatcTACTTTAAGTTTTTGAAGATCaatattttttacttaattctgaaaaatatctaaaaacaaactttcttcCTGAGTGTGATCAGGTGCAGACTCCAGTTTTCCAGAATAAAAAACTCCTTCACCATTCCTAAAGCTCCCACTGGGAACTCAAAATTTCTTCTCCCTTTTACCTTCTTTAACAGCATTTGCTCATCAGTCTGATCAGAACCCTCCTTTGTGGATCCAGCTGCCAGTTTGGGTTTGAAAAGTTGACTCACTCTGGACCTCAGGAAGTTGAACGTCACTCATTTCCAGCTCAGGTGGATTTTTGCTGTGTGTAATCTGTTGTTCTTAGTCAATTCTTAATTTATGAAGGATTTACTGTTGTACATTACATACATTTAACATAATGAGAAGTTTAATTTCCTTCATTGAACACATTTGTCACTAAATGTAAGTTACACTGAATGATTATTAAAGGAGATTGATGGATTTCTGTGGAAACtaaacagtttaaaacaaataaataaaaaatccaaacaggAAAGAAGAATTAATGTCACCACTTTATTCCTGAAACCCCACAAAAATCcctcctttatttatttattaattttattttttggtcaaagtcaaaaacacagaaaactcaGGAGAAAAAACTGACATCACAGGAGacaaaattccataaaaaagcAGTCTTTCTGTTAGATTCCGGTGTCAGAATTCCAGGAAATTTGTAACAATGGCTGCATTGTAGATCAGATCTGAGATGTATCCCATGGAAGTCTGAGGTCCCATCTGAGGATGGGCATGATGGTGGTGTTGGTGGCTGCGGTGGCCTTGTCCTGGAGTTACCTCCCAGTACACCGAGTGGGGGTGGGAGGGGACGACCTGATCCACGTAGCCGTGATCTCGACCTCCTGGGCCGGAGCCGTTCCTGGCCTGGTGGTTCCCAGAGGGAGCGACGCTTTGAGGCTTAAAGCTTGTGAAAGCCTGATAGGAACGGGAGGGGACAGGGTAAGGGGGCGGCCTGCTCCCCGCCTCAGGGAAGGGGCCAGGGAGGAATCCCGACAGAGTTGCCCCCATGTGCTGCTGCCTCGGTTGCTCCTCCTCCCAAAGACGAGGCTCAGGCGGTTTGGAGGAGCTGCGAGGAGCCTGCTGGAGGAAGGACGATGCTCCCGCTGAGGACACCTGGTTGCTGTAGATTTGGATCCAGTCGGAGTAAATCGGTGACACGTCCTCACACGAGTGGTTCGGTTCTTGTCTAAATAACTCTGCCAGACTGGTTGCTGCTGGATAGGTGGAGGTCCCAGGTCCATGAGAAGGTTCTGCAAAACTTCTGCCTCCCAGAACGGGTTTGGTGGATTTGGGAAGTCTTCCAGTTTTGATGCCTCTAGCTCTTCTGTTCTGGAACCAAACCTGACAGGAATGGTAGGATATGCATAAAACCTCATGGATATGCAGTGTAAGGGAACTGGAcctaaaatataaacattttagacatttttcagTCTAAATTGACATCAGAAATAATCAATCTGAAAACTATGGTGAGCAATCTTCCAAAACAGATATAGAGCAACATTTATATTATCGGACAAAACAGATTTGTCTTAAACCAAAAGTCCTGGTTTGTTGATTGCTCTAAAACGTGTTTCTATGGAGCTTTTGTCACAGTAAATGACGTTTTCATTAAATCACATACAGCCGACTGTTGTCTGTGATTGACCGCCGTACCTGGATCTTGCTCTCAGGCAGGTGTGTGTGAGCGGCCAGCCTCTCCCTGAGGGTGATGTCCGGGTACGGGGTCACGGCAAAGGCTTGCTCCAGCTCAGACAGCTGGGCGCGGCTGAAGATGGTCCTTTTTCGTTTCCTGTGTCCCTCCATCACAGCCGAGCTCCTCTCAGGCTCTGGAGAAGACACAGCCTCACCGCCAGGCGCTTGATCAGACAATCGAGGAAGGAGACCATCAATATTTCCATGAataaacagacagacaggcaaaGATGAAGGTTTCATTTAATCCTAATTAACCATTGGTATCATATTTTATATACTAATTTCTGAGAACCCTATCTCATCTCaaatgttttgctaattttccaAACTTAATGGGGAGAAAAACTCGtctattgttatttattttttaaatgactacttgTATTGAAATaattcaacatttattgataattctttttaaagaaaatctttataATAGTTAAACCATGTTAGAACTGTATGGATCAAATTTGCAACAGTGGTAAacaggatgtttgtttttttcctgaacatttATGTCAATATTGTTGCCTCTCAATCCAACATTGTTTGGAATGAAAACTGACCAAATCACCCAACGAATCATAGTTGATACTATCTATGgctcattaaaaaaactgatattGCAAACCTTTTAGTGGATTTcataaaagagtttaaaaaagcatcttcattaaaaaataaatatggaattttctgtcaattctttgatgcaTTGGGCCTTACAGAGTTTTATCTGTAAAATAGACTTCCACGTTGTATAGAAGATAACTTTTGTCACCCTTTACTATACAAACAGCCTTTTGAATCCACTAGGTGtaattataaatattaaaatcacatgttttttttaccgGAAGGTGCCGTTTTTGTGCTGTAACTCCAGTTATTcgaagaaaaatctttttttaatttcaggttAAACGGTAGATAATGAGGCAGCAAAGTacaaaaagccccaaaaatgtttatttatcatCTTTGTTTGTatctaaaaagatgaaaaaataaatttagtttCATTTATCTAAAGCAATGCAATTTCTTCACCAACATGTGTTTGTTGTTATTgtcatatataaataaaggtttattGAAGTAAAATTGTTTGAAATGACGTCGCTGTCCGGTGAAAACACCGGACTTTCCTCTTCAGGTAAACTCACCTCTGCGGGGCTCCGGCGGTCCAAAGAACAGCCTCATGTCCACCAGCCCGTTCCTGTTGTTCTGGTTCTTCCTCAGTACCGGGGACTCCGAGTCCACGAACAGAGCCATGAGTCCACGCGCGCACTGACACGTGCATCCGCCGCGCGGCCTCGACCACTGACAGCTGATGAGGAGCAGCCCGCGCGAAACCTTCTTATGGAACCCCCTCCCAGCAAATTCAGGTGATAGACGCCTCCCCTGATCTCTAACCATCAGCTGCAGGCTCTATCTGGATTCTCTAGATCTAGATGTAGAGAATCATTCCAATTAGATGTAaacgttttgtattttttccccgtaaatgttttattttttccattattccaagtcaggaacatttttaacaagATCAATATTTCTACATATGACTACCAGTAAATTTTCAACACATACACTATAGAAGCCTTCTGAATATTATATTAAAGTTTGTTAATAAAATATTCGATATTTGCCCATTAATCAGATGTCCCCTGTTGTAACAAAACCATTACaacctgaaaaaataaataaaatgaatctatacgtttttgttcatttaaatcctgaaatgaatttaaaagatgaaaacacTACTCGCTTTCATTATAAAAAATTGTTCCATTAAGAACTGCAATAGAAAAACAGGTTAGgattttagcttaaaattgctgCTGCTTCATGTACTGAGAGAGCAAAGACTATGCTTCAAgttcagaatttaaaaaagttttagaatttctaaaaaaaaccttgtttttcttttgcgaGTCACAGTTTTCTATCTTTTTACGCCATTGAGTCCCTGACTTTGACCAAatgaattttacaaaataaatgccAAGAAAGGGGGAACTGACCCGCaactgtgtgaggtgattgagGCGATACTcaggcacaaaaacaaaaggatttttattcatattaaatcttatttaagaaaaacaacattttaccaGCAAAAGAGTACAAAAGGATCTTAATTATTATGAAGTGTATTGACTTTTTAAGATTGCGTTGGTTGATATTCCTAAAGTAAACTTTCACTAATTTCGTGAGGGACAATGTTGTCTAATGattaaacaaaattattatttcccatcaaaacaataaaacagaatttcattattttttcaaaaaagtattaaagggtggatttcaatgtatttataaagctgtttaaatgtaaagtttCACAGCCAGTTTTATTAAATGCAAATTGGGAAAGAAGAGGGACTCAAATTGTACCATTTCTAAAAAATTAttcttaaaatattgtttaCATAAGTATTACTTTGATGAACAGTTTATTCTCAAACAGGTTAGTTTGGATTCAAACCAGACCAGCAACTTTTTGGCTCAatggccgacagggctcacactacatacaaaagaaaaaacgcaaCGACATTACCTGCAACACAACGACATACCTGCAACACAATGACATAACCGCAACACAATGACATTACCGCAACACAACGACATAACTGCAACACAACGACCTAACTGCAACACAACGACATAACTGCAACACGACATGACCGCAGCAATAGCATTAACCgcagcacaacggaaatgaggactttttttttcctaccggcagaaaaaaaattattcagtttcaaactattcggtgtggcagagttttagggccaccaaaaaaagtaaaattacgagattttaaaccgtaaatttacgaaaaaatttttttttaaatttttaaaaagattttatgagattaaagtggaggtgagcatacagagcagcagcaggtgaacgctacgcagcagcagagcagaccgagtAAACTTAGTTGGAtatgagctgaatgtttattgtaaacatttcaaatgtttgaagcTTATTTGTtcgatttacgatttattaatgttttatttattgatggatGGTTTGCaagatctctgcagcccgatgaagccgtcgccGACGGCATCGGTGTCcttgcagctgtccacttgaatcctttaTTTCTCCATTAAAGACAAGATCATAACGTCTGTTTGACGCTTCTGTCTGAGGAGCAGCACTTTTTGGGATTGTCAACGTTCTAaagctaatataacagactattttcattcatctttttgctttatgttgaaacgggacgcttcatctgcaggagggggcgtatgtaacactgttaacttccgcattggtgttcggatgacaggttcatgacgtaaggtgacaaatgaacttcaggttatgtgaatgaaaaggaaaataaaggctgcagcggtcctctacacccaaacgtgtctctgagctccttatcatatgaaactccgctttaatgacaccgaaccccggaaagactgctacactaaaaataatctgattttgagacgccaaaaggttcagaatctctttgttttttacacctatccggaaataaagcttcacaaaaggctccacatatttaaTCTTCTGGCttggctccgataaacggaaaactttggtgtgttttcctcgttaatctatgactttttctcgtaaatttacgagaaacaAACTCacaaatttacaagtttttatctcataaatttacgacttaaaatctcgtaaattaaaaaaaaatacaaagagcgttagatgcagatgtcactatgtggagagctgggtaaatttatatttttagacaaacgtatatttgtaagaaattaTGTTATCTGGTAAGAAAATATTCTAATCTTGTCCAAATATCACGTAGCTCTCAGGAGCGccgaatagtttgaaactgaattgtTGTTTTCCGCCggtaggggaaaaaaaagtccttgtTTCCGTTGTGCTGAAGTTAATGCTATTGCTGCGGTTATGTCGTTGTGTTGCAGGTAATttcgttgtgcttcgggtaatgctgttgcgttgtttcttttgtatgtagtgtgagccctgtcggccaccgtagaCATCAAACCATAGCATCTGCCTCAGACAGCATACGGTAGTTTTACATAAAATGCTTTCATCACTGacattttaaataactttgCATTTTATCTAAGCAAAAGCGGATCTTTGAATAATACCAACATATTATTTTACATCATCAATTAATTTGGTAACTAATTAAGGATTAAATTATTaacataaatatgtgggaataggTTGTGAGTCTTAACCTCCAAatcaaagctattttaaaaagtattttttcttgtaaaatgttgggggaaaaaagatccaatcagagtaaaagaaaaagtttctttcATCAAAAAGCTACACATTTTCCTTGAAAAGGTGGGGACCACAtgcaacacattttatttttttatcctgaAAAAGCACAACATTCTACAGCATATATGGGTGGAAAGTGACGCCTCACATCTTCATATTTTCAGAAACACGTACCAAGTTGAGCATCGTACAATTTTTAGAGACGTCGATGTTGCTTTTCCATAAGTTGCCACATCCGTGTGGCAacctatataaaaaaaaatctaataaattcTTCACAATATTCTTAttctaaaaaagataaaagaaaaaaagcactgcTGCGGAGAAACCAGCACTGAGTGCAAAGTCATATATTTCTTCTTGTTCAAACAGGTCCTGTCTATTGTGTGCCTGTCTTGGCTCAGAGTCTTTCCTCTATCAGCAGGTGGCGCCGTTGACCAAGTCTCTCAGTTCTGGACTCCATGACAGTTCAGAGGGTGAGCTGGCTGCCCTCTTTGTCAATGGAAGTTGTCGGAGTGTCACTCAAACTTGCGCAGGTGGTTGTACAGGGACTGGACGTAGGTGAACACACACATGGGGTCGGGTTTGTGGCCCATGATCATCATGTCATCCACCTCAATGAGGCGGTCGCAGCCCGCCTTTGCTCTGGAGATGGAAAGTAAAAAACAGTGGACAGAGTTTTCAGCAGCTGGATCTTTGGTTTTCaaatgtaaagtttatcttttatttcagactttaaaaacatgttttgcgaTTAGAAGCTGCTTAAATGTGCAAAGAATTGTTTTAGTTCAAGAAAGTTGAAAACCGATGGCACAAAAGCAAATTTCCTTATGTTTAActtgaatgaatggatggaaaacTGGCTGTAAACCCAGATCGATTGGTATGAACGGTTTCAACAAACAGTTTTGTGTTAACAGACCTGCTCcgtatttgtttcattttgtcagATGAGACACAAAACGAGTAATGCAACACAAAAAGTTGTGTATCTTAATCCTGATAAGTCGGTCCAAATCAAAAACAGTGacctaaaacaaacatgttttgagTTGAAGAGGTTGCAGAGCAATCGGATGGATGTGATAAGGTATCTATATTTCCTTTTCCCGTAAGTCTGTGATCTCATTAAGAGGTCAGCCTAAAGCTGCTGTCAGTGGATGCAGAGGATTGATTTCCTGCACATGAATATTGTTTTTCACTCAAAGCCGCCTAATCCCACAGCAGTAAACAATTGAAGCGCCCCTAAAGCCTCAGCGTCTCTGAGAGCTCCAGCCGCTGTGTCGTCTGTGCAGAAGTGTGTGGTCGGAACCCTGTTCCAGTGAACGGTAGAGTCAGACTAAAGGAATGCACACCTTTTACTAAATGAGAAacagaggaaggaaaaaaaaacgcagCAACACATTTGGGCAAATAAGGGAGCAATAAAGCAGTTTTAGTGCCAGCTGGGAAATTAACCACATCATAGTGACTGGAGAAGTATAACTGTGGGCTGCTCCTGCTCACGGATGTGATTGTTGAATATTGAGATATTTAAATTGGTGCCCAACCTCCAATGTTATATTCAAGAGGACTGTAGGAGCCAACCTGTGCCTCTATTGTTTGTTCTGTTGGCGTTGCTATCTTAGGAAACAGGTGCAATCTGTAATTTAAAGGGTGAGTTGGTCTGAAGGGCAAATGGTTTTTCCACAAAGGTAAATAAAAGGTCCTTTCAAGTAAGTACCAACACTGAaggaataaaaggaaaattaatgCGAAGCCTTTCCATGGATGCCTTGCCTTTGCCTCATTCCGTAGCCTCATGAATCGATTATTTGGGTGACTTTTGTCTGGGTTCTGCTCATTGTCTTTATCAGTACAACTGAGTGTGACGTTacccacagaaaatggtttacttcctcCTCCGGCTAAACCAAATCAATTCATGTtttcacaacacaaacacaaccagTCACACGCACAtgcgcacacacgcactcacacactgaaggaggagggtttggggaagagacagagggagctaaaattgtgtgccttgtctaggctaccccaccttggtgggatacagccttggtaaataaaaaaaaatacaacacaaaCACTGCCATGTTAGAGACAaaaatcatcagtaagcagtctGAGTCAGTCTAAATCTgcgtttctatgacaaccactctcactaatcaggagtgagcttgttggaaggccacacccctaccacggGCGGCCGTTGGGCAGCGGTAGGGCTGTCGACctatgatcgtaagattgcaggttcggttcctgccttgcacgcccatgagtcacagtgtccttgggcaagacactgaaccccaccttgcctctggtgagaggttggcgccagtgtttggcagcggagcagccatcagtgtgtgaatgtgtgtgtgcatgggtgaatgggactatgactctaaagcgctttgggccttcgaaagagggtagaaagcgctgTATAAGtctatgccatttaccatttatcacTGGAAAtcaggctacacaaaatctgtcatttaATTGATTTGAAC
The Oryzias latipes chromosome 13, ASM223467v1 DNA segment above includes these coding regions:
- the LOC101158126 gene encoding homeobox protein SEBOX, whose protein sequence is MVRDQGRRLSPEFAGRGFHKKVSRGLLLISCQWSRPRGGCTCQCARGLMALFVDSESPVLRKNQNNRNGLVDMRLFFGPPEPRRAPGGEAVSSPEPERSSAVMEGHRKRKRTIFSRAQLSELEQAFAVTPYPDITLRERLAAHTHLPESKIQVWFQNRRARGIKTGRLPKSTKPVLGGRSFAEPSHGPGTSTYPAATSLAELFRQEPNHSCEDVSPIYSDWIQIYSNQVSSAGASSFLQQAPRSSSKPPEPRLWEEEQPRQQHMGATLSGFLPGPFPEAGSRPPPYPVPSRSYQAFTSFKPQSVAPSGNHQARNGSGPGGRDHGYVDQVVPSHPHSVYWEVTPGQGHRSHQHHHHAHPQMGPQTSMGYISDLIYNAAIVTNFLEF